The following proteins come from a genomic window of Pseudomonas sp. WJP1:
- a CDS encoding glucose/quinate/shikimate family membrane-bound PQQ-dependent dehydrogenase, with product MNNSGAAAGSKWLLTGLGVLIALIGLGLAGGGGYLITLGGSWYFLLMGLAMLVSGLMIARRRPLGAWLYGLALTLTAVWAVWDAGLEYWPLVSRVLTFAVIGLVVALIYPTLVRASGASGGRGAYGLAGVLGVGVVATMAYMFVPTHVVKAAVEPAVTPVVPGTEQKDWAHWGNTTAGNRFAALDQINKGNIDKLQVAWTFRTGDIPQSTGAGAEDQNTPLQIGDTVYTCTAYGKVFALDADTGAQRWKFDPQGTAPNWQRCRGLGYFDSGATPVAEQPGACTKRLFLPTGDARLIAINAETGKPCEEFGNQGTVDLTTDMGEVKPGYYQQTSTPLVAGDVVIVGGRVADNYSIGEPPGVVRAYDVRSGELVWAWDPGNPNTTKRPPAGETYTRGTPNVWSAMSYDAKLGLVYLPTGNATPDFFGGQRTAMDDKWNSSIVAIDVKTGQVRWHFQTTHNDLWDFDLPAQPLLYDVPDDKGGTQPALAQVTKQGEIFLLNRETGVPIARVEERPVPQGHVPGERYSPTQPFSVDMPSIGNKTLTESDMWGATPFDQLMCRIQFKGMRHEGVYTPPGMDRALQFPGSLGGMNWGSVSVDPNTNYMFVNDMRLGLANYMIPRDKIKAGASGIEMGVVPQEGTPFGAMRERFLSAVGIPCQKPPFGTMSAIDLKTHKLMWQVPVGTVQDTGPLGIRMHLPIPIGMPTLGASLATQSGLLFFAGTQDFYLRAFDTGNGNEIWKARLPVGSQSGPMTYVSPKTGKQYILLTVGGARQSTDRGDYVIAYALPK from the coding sequence ATGAATAATTCTGGGGCTGCCGCCGGCAGCAAATGGCTGCTGACGGGGCTGGGTGTCTTGATAGCACTGATCGGGCTTGGCCTGGCTGGCGGCGGCGGTTATCTGATCACGCTTGGCGGCAGCTGGTATTTCCTGCTGATGGGCCTGGCGATGCTGGTCTCGGGGTTGATGATCGCCCGGCGTAGACCGCTGGGGGCGTGGCTGTATGGTCTGGCGCTGACCCTCACGGCCGTCTGGGCAGTGTGGGATGCCGGTCTTGAATATTGGCCACTGGTTTCGCGGGTACTGACGTTTGCTGTGATCGGCCTGGTTGTGGCGCTGATCTATCCGACCCTGGTGCGCGCTTCGGGTGCGTCCGGCGGGCGTGGTGCTTACGGACTTGCCGGAGTTTTGGGCGTGGGAGTCGTTGCGACGATGGCCTACATGTTCGTCCCGACCCACGTGGTCAAGGCTGCCGTTGAGCCTGCGGTAACGCCGGTCGTACCGGGTACCGAACAGAAAGACTGGGCGCACTGGGGCAACACCACCGCCGGCAACCGCTTTGCCGCGCTGGACCAGATCAACAAAGGCAACATCGACAAATTGCAGGTGGCCTGGACCTTCCGCACCGGCGATATCCCGCAAAGTACCGGCGCCGGAGCCGAAGACCAGAACACCCCGCTGCAGATCGGTGACACGGTCTACACCTGCACCGCGTACGGCAAGGTTTTCGCCCTGGACGCCGATACGGGCGCCCAGCGCTGGAAGTTCGACCCGCAAGGCACCGCGCCCAACTGGCAGCGCTGCCGTGGCCTGGGCTACTTCGATTCTGGCGCAACGCCTGTAGCCGAGCAGCCTGGCGCTTGTACGAAACGTCTGTTCCTGCCGACTGGCGATGCCCGCCTGATCGCCATCAATGCCGAAACCGGCAAGCCGTGCGAAGAGTTCGGCAACCAGGGCACCGTCGACCTGACCACTGACATGGGTGAAGTCAAACCCGGTTACTACCAGCAGACCTCGACGCCGCTGGTCGCAGGGGACGTGGTGATTGTCGGTGGCCGTGTCGCCGACAACTACTCCATTGGCGAGCCGCCAGGTGTGGTCCGCGCCTACGACGTGCGCAGCGGCGAGCTGGTGTGGGCGTGGGATCCGGGTAACCCGAACACCACCAAACGCCCACCCGCTGGCGAGACCTACACCCGGGGTACGCCGAACGTCTGGTCGGCGATGTCTTACGACGCCAAGCTCGGTCTGGTGTACCTGCCAACCGGCAACGCGACACCGGACTTCTTCGGCGGTCAACGCACTGCCATGGACGACAAATGGAACTCGTCCATTGTTGCCATCGACGTGAAGACCGGCCAGGTACGCTGGCACTTCCAGACCACCCACAACGATCTATGGGACTTCGACCTGCCCGCACAACCGCTGCTGTATGACGTGCCGGACGACAAGGGCGGCACCCAGCCGGCCTTGGCGCAAGTGACCAAGCAGGGCGAGATTTTCCTGCTCAACCGCGAAACCGGTGTGCCGATAGCGCGGGTCGAAGAGCGTCCAGTACCGCAGGGCCATGTGCCTGGCGAACGCTACTCGCCAACCCAGCCGTTCTCGGTGGACATGCCGTCAATCGGCAACAAGACCCTGACCGAGTCCGACATGTGGGGCGCCACGCCGTTTGACCAGTTGATGTGCCGCATCCAGTTCAAGGGCATGCGTCATGAAGGCGTCTACACCCCGCCAGGCATGGACCGCGCCCTGCAATTCCCGGGCTCGCTGGGCGGGATGAACTGGGGCAGCGTCTCGGTCGACCCGAACACGAACTACATGTTCGTCAACGACATGCGCCTGGGCCTGGCCAACTACATGATCCCGCGCGACAAGATCAAAGCAGGGGCCAGTGGCATCGAAATGGGCGTGGTACCCCAGGAAGGCACGCCGTTCGGCGCCATGCGCGAGCGTTTCCTTTCTGCGGTCGGCATTCCGTGCCAAAAACCACCGTTCGGCACCATGTCCGCCATTGACCTCAAAACCCACAAACTGATGTGGCAGGTACCGGTCGGCACCGTACAGGACACCGGCCCGCTGGGCATCCGCATGCACCTGCCGATCCCGATCGGCATGCCGACCCTCGGCGCCTCGCTTGCCACTCAGTCGGGCTTGCTGTTCTTCGCCGGCACCCAGGATTTCTACCTGCGTGCCTTCGATACTGGCAACGGCAACGAAATCTGGAAGGCGCGGTTGCCGGTGGGCAGCCAGTCCGGGCCGATGACCTATGTTTCGCCGAAAACAGGCAAGCAGTACATCCTGCTCACCGTTGGCGGCGCACGTCAGTCGACGGACCGTGGCGATTATGTGATTGCCTACGCATTGCCTAAATAA
- a CDS encoding Lrp/AsnC family transcriptional regulator, with product MPDTRPPVLDEIDRQLIAALQINARESVAMLARQLGIARTTVTSRLARLEKAKVITGYGVRLGQRVVDGGLQAYVGITVQPRSGKEVLRRLSAMAQVQQLCAVSGEFDYVAWLRSDSPEQLDQLLDQIGSVDGVEKTTTSIILSSKIDRGQPV from the coding sequence TTGCCTGACACTCGCCCGCCCGTTCTTGACGAAATCGACCGTCAGTTGATTGCGGCCCTGCAGATCAATGCCCGCGAAAGCGTGGCCATGCTCGCCCGGCAACTGGGCATCGCCCGGACCACCGTCACCTCGCGCCTGGCGCGGCTGGAAAAGGCCAAGGTCATTACCGGTTATGGCGTACGGCTCGGCCAGCGCGTGGTGGATGGCGGGCTGCAGGCGTATGTGGGGATCACCGTGCAGCCGCGCTCCGGCAAGGAAGTGTTGCGGCGCCTCAGTGCGATGGCCCAGGTGCAGCAGCTTTGTGCGGTGAGTGGCGAATTTGATTATGTGGCCTGGTTGCGCAGCGACTCGCCGGAGCAGCTGGATCAGCTGCTGGATCAGATTGGCAGTGTCGATGGGGTGGAGAAGACGACGACGTCGATCATCTTGAGCAGCAAGATTGATCGGGGGCAGCCAGTTTAA
- a CDS encoding flavin monoamine oxidase family protein translates to MNKNNRHPADGKKPVTIFGPDFPFAFDDWIEHPAGLGSIPQHHHGAEVAIVGAGIAGLVAAYELMKLGLKPVVYEASKLGGRLRSQAFNGTDGIVAELGGMRFPVSSTAFYHYVDKLGLETKPFPNPLTPASGSTVIDLEGKTHYAQKLADLPALFQEVADAWADALEAGSQFSDIQQAIRDRDVPRLKELWNTLVPLWDDRTFYDFVATSKAFAKLSFHHREVFGQVGFGTGGWDSDFPNSMLEIFRVVMTNCDDHQHLVVGGVEQVPQGIWRHVPERCVHWPQGTSLKSLHSGAPRSGVKKIAHAPGGRFAVTDNNGDTREYAAVLTTCQSWLLTTQIECDESLFSQKMWMALDRTRYMQSSKTFVMVDRPFWKDKDPETGRDLMSMTLTDRLTRGTYLFDNGDDKPGVICLSYSWMSDALKMLPHPVEKRVKLALDALKKIYPKVDIAARIIGDPITVSWEADPHFLGAFKGALPGHYRYNQRMYAHFMQDDMPAEQRGIFIAGDDVSWTPAWVEGAVQTSLNAVWGIMKHFGGATHAENPGPGDVFNEIGPIALPE, encoded by the coding sequence ATGAACAAGAACAATCGCCATCCTGCAGACGGTAAAAAACCAGTCACCATTTTCGGTCCCGACTTTCCTTTCGCCTTCGACGACTGGATCGAACACCCGGCCGGCCTGGGCAGCATTCCCCAGCACCATCACGGTGCCGAAGTGGCGATTGTCGGTGCCGGTATCGCCGGGCTGGTAGCCGCCTACGAACTGATGAAGCTCGGCCTCAAGCCGGTGGTCTACGAGGCCTCGAAGCTAGGTGGTCGCCTGCGCTCCCAAGCGTTCAATGGCACCGACGGCATCGTCGCCGAGTTGGGTGGCATGCGTTTTCCGGTATCGTCCACCGCGTTCTATCACTACGTCGACAAGCTGGGGCTCGAAACCAAACCTTTCCCCAACCCGCTGACGCCTGCCTCGGGCAGCACCGTGATCGACCTGGAAGGCAAGACCCATTACGCACAGAAACTGGCGGATCTTCCTGCACTGTTCCAGGAAGTGGCTGACGCCTGGGCCGACGCCCTGGAGGCCGGTTCGCAGTTCTCCGACATCCAGCAAGCGATTCGCGACCGCGACGTCCCACGCCTCAAGGAGCTGTGGAACACCCTCGTGCCGCTGTGGGACGACCGCACCTTCTACGATTTCGTTGCCACGTCCAAAGCCTTCGCCAAGCTGTCGTTTCATCACCGCGAAGTGTTCGGCCAGGTCGGTTTCGGCACCGGAGGCTGGGACTCGGACTTCCCCAACTCGATGCTGGAAATCTTCCGCGTGGTGATGACCAACTGCGACGATCACCAGCACCTGGTGGTCGGTGGCGTGGAACAAGTGCCGCAGGGCATCTGGCGCCATGTCCCGGAACGCTGCGTGCACTGGCCGCAGGGCACCAGCCTCAAGTCGTTGCACAGCGGTGCGCCACGCTCCGGCGTGAAGAAAATCGCCCATGCGCCGGGAGGTCGTTTTGCGGTCACCGACAACAACGGCGATACCCGTGAATACGCGGCGGTGCTGACCACCTGCCAGAGCTGGCTTTTGACCACCCAGATCGAATGCGATGAAAGCCTGTTCTCGCAGAAGATGTGGATGGCCCTGGACCGTACCCGCTACATGCAGTCGTCGAAAACCTTCGTGATGGTTGACCGCCCGTTCTGGAAGGACAAGGATCCGGAAACCGGCCGCGACCTGATGAGTATGACCCTCACCGATCGCCTGACCCGCGGTACCTACCTGTTCGACAACGGCGACGACAAGCCGGGGGTGATTTGCCTGTCGTACTCGTGGATGAGCGACGCCTTGAAAATGCTCCCGCACCCGGTGGAAAAACGCGTGAAGCTGGCGTTGGATGCGCTGAAGAAGATCTATCCGAAAGTCGACATCGCCGCGCGCATCATCGGCGATCCGATCACCGTGTCCTGGGAAGCCGACCCGCATTTCCTCGGCGCCTTCAAGGGTGCCCTGCCCGGCCACTACCGCTACAACCAGCGCATGTACGCGCACTTCATGCAGGACGACATGCCGGCCGAACAACGCGGGATTTTCATCGCCGGCGACGACGTTTCGTGGACGCCGGCCTGGGTCGAAGGCGCGGTGCAAACCTCGCTCAACGCGGTGTGGGGCATCATGAAACACTTCGGCGGTGCAACTCACGCCGAGAATCCGGGTCCAGGAGATGTGTTCAACGAGATCGGTCCGATCGCCCTGCCCGAGTAA
- a CDS encoding carbon-nitrogen hydrolase family protein, whose amino-acid sequence MRVALYQCPPLPLDVAGNLQRLHQLALEAKGADLLVLPEMFLTGYNIGVDAVSVLAEVYNGESAQQIARIAKTTGIAILYGYPERTADGQIYNAVQLIDANGERLCNYRKTHLFGDLDRSMFSAGPDDFPIVELNGWKLGFLICYDLEFPENARRLALAGAELILAPTANMIPFDFIADVTVRARAYENQCYVVYANYCGHEGDIHYCGQSSIAAPDGSRIAQAGLDEALIVGELDRQLMVDSRAANRYLIDRRPELYGALNKR is encoded by the coding sequence ATGCGCGTAGCTCTCTACCAATGTCCACCGTTGCCCCTGGATGTCGCAGGCAACCTTCAGCGCCTGCATCAGCTGGCACTGGAGGCTAAGGGCGCCGACTTGCTGGTACTGCCGGAGATGTTCCTGACCGGCTACAACATCGGCGTCGATGCCGTCAGCGTGTTGGCGGAGGTGTACAACGGTGAGTCGGCGCAACAGATTGCGCGCATAGCCAAGACCACCGGAATCGCCATTTTGTACGGCTATCCCGAACGCACCGCGGACGGGCAGATCTACAACGCCGTGCAACTGATCGACGCCAATGGCGAACGCCTGTGCAATTACCGCAAGACGCACCTGTTCGGCGACCTCGACCGCTCGATGTTCAGCGCCGGCCCCGACGACTTCCCCATCGTTGAACTCAACGGCTGGAAGCTCGGGTTCCTGATTTGCTATGACCTCGAGTTTCCGGAAAACGCCCGGCGCCTGGCCTTGGCCGGTGCCGAGCTGATACTGGCACCGACAGCCAACATGATCCCGTTCGACTTCATCGCTGACGTCACTGTCCGCGCCCGGGCTTACGAGAATCAGTGCTATGTGGTGTATGCCAACTATTGCGGGCACGAAGGCGATATCCACTACTGCGGCCAAAGCAGCATCGCCGCACCGGATGGCAGCCGCATCGCCCAGGCCGGACTCGATGAAGCGCTGATTGTCGGCGAGCTGGACCGCCAGTTGATGGTCGATTCGCGCGCCGCCAATCGCTACCTGATCGATCGCCGCCCCGAGCTATACGGCGCGCTGAACAAGCGCTGA
- the pqqF gene encoding pyrroloquinoline quinone biosynthesis protein PqqF has translation MPALNHPRPHTETLANGLRVTLRHAPDLKRCAAALRVAAGSHDVPLAWPGLAHFLEHLLFLGTERFAADQGLMAYVQRHGGQVNAQTCERTTDYFFELPPQAFAKGLERLADMLAHPRMNLDDQNREREVLHAEFIAWSQDGTAQQQVALLGGLSDAHPLRGFHAGNRDTLPVPQPEFQQALQDFHQRYYQTGQMTLSLAGPQSLDELRLLAEAFGKVIAKGEKVPQQTPTALMAGTDNRYQQASEYRLDLLFALEALPDSSPEALDFLCHWLSTAKPGGLLAELRKQGLADNLKARPLYQFAGQALLHIEFTLPANSMASGIGEQLQDWLGFFARQDWRGLREEYAALRQRQQQVSSALQQVRQDSEAREVGLSEAGVMALKSVLEKIGAVDNLSGTWQLPAPNPFLHTEAAAPNAGLIRGQTSAHRGLRTFAQDRSRSRRERSPMQFCPSLPDNGTDGAVYLRWHLEAAPGASLQSRLENNLQALREDASQAGVDFSFGASGNQWLLKMTGLQAPMPTILEHALNLLTQPDAARAPQTPTPPALMPIRQLLKVLPDHCLEPSAESDNLAQLWSSAHWTGLASGFSAQTQAAMGLALSRVPGTADTQQPSTSSIHAQHLWSTVEADSSEHALLLFCPTATRELADEAAWRLLAHVCQTPFYQRLRVELQLGYAVFSALRQVHGQTGLLLGVQSPNVAVAAILQHIEQFLNGLPALIQSLDESAFISQRQALVDQFSSATLTTSQTAELLWQGKLAGRPSDYLTQLPQAILLTDRAALLAAVQRLNRAEGGWRCLANSPAPGAPWQATK, from the coding sequence ATGCCTGCGCTGAATCACCCTCGCCCCCACACTGAAACCCTGGCCAACGGCTTGCGGGTGACGCTGCGTCATGCCCCGGACTTGAAGCGCTGCGCGGCGGCGTTGCGGGTTGCCGCCGGCAGCCATGACGTGCCGTTGGCCTGGCCAGGCCTGGCGCACTTTCTGGAACACCTGCTGTTTCTCGGTACCGAACGCTTTGCCGCCGATCAAGGGCTGATGGCCTACGTCCAGCGTCACGGCGGACAGGTCAATGCGCAAACCTGCGAGCGCACCACCGATTACTTTTTCGAGCTGCCACCCCAGGCGTTTGCCAAGGGCCTGGAACGGCTGGCCGACATGCTCGCCCATCCACGCATGAACCTGGATGACCAGAACCGGGAACGGGAAGTGCTGCACGCAGAATTCATCGCCTGGTCGCAGGATGGTACGGCGCAGCAGCAGGTGGCCCTGTTGGGCGGGCTTAGCGACGCTCATCCGTTGCGCGGTTTTCATGCGGGCAACCGCGACACCTTGCCGGTGCCGCAACCAGAATTCCAGCAGGCCTTGCAGGATTTCCATCAGCGCTATTACCAGACCGGACAAATGACCTTGAGCCTTGCCGGCCCCCAGAGCCTTGATGAATTGAGGCTGTTGGCCGAAGCATTCGGCAAGGTCATTGCCAAGGGCGAGAAGGTCCCGCAACAAACCCCCACAGCGCTGATGGCAGGAACGGACAACCGTTATCAACAGGCCAGCGAGTATCGGCTGGACCTGCTGTTCGCCCTTGAAGCACTGCCCGACTCATCGCCCGAGGCGCTGGATTTTTTGTGCCATTGGCTGAGCACCGCGAAACCCGGGGGACTGTTGGCTGAACTGCGCAAACAGGGCCTGGCTGACAACCTCAAGGCACGGCCGCTGTATCAGTTCGCCGGCCAAGCCTTGCTGCACATTGAGTTCACACTGCCTGCCAATTCGATGGCGAGCGGGATTGGCGAGCAATTGCAGGACTGGCTGGGCTTTTTCGCCCGGCAAGACTGGCGCGGGTTGCGCGAGGAATACGCGGCACTGCGCCAGCGCCAGCAACAGGTCAGCAGTGCACTGCAACAGGTCCGGCAGGACAGCGAAGCGCGCGAAGTGGGGTTATCCGAAGCCGGCGTTATGGCCCTCAAGTCTGTTCTGGAAAAAATCGGCGCTGTGGATAACTTAAGCGGCACCTGGCAACTCCCCGCGCCCAATCCGTTCCTGCACACAGAAGCGGCGGCTCCCAACGCCGGTCTGATTCGCGGACAAACCAGCGCCCACCGGGGCCTGCGCACCTTTGCCCAGGACCGCTCACGCAGCCGTCGCGAACGTTCACCGATGCAATTTTGCCCGTCGTTGCCGGATAACGGCACCGACGGCGCGGTGTACCTGCGTTGGCACCTGGAAGCGGCCCCCGGCGCCAGCCTCCAATCGCGCCTGGAGAACAACCTGCAAGCGCTGCGCGAAGACGCAAGCCAGGCCGGTGTGGATTTTTCCTTCGGTGCATCGGGCAATCAATGGCTGTTGAAAATGACCGGCCTGCAAGCGCCGATGCCCACCATCCTCGAACATGCGCTGAACCTGCTGACCCAACCTGATGCAGCACGCGCACCGCAAACACCGACGCCCCCCGCCTTGATGCCGATTCGACAGCTACTCAAGGTGCTGCCCGATCACTGCCTTGAGCCATCGGCCGAATCGGACAACCTGGCGCAACTGTGGTCGAGTGCTCACTGGACCGGCCTGGCGAGCGGTTTTTCTGCCCAGACTCAAGCGGCCATGGGGCTGGCGTTGAGCCGCGTGCCGGGTACTGCGGATACGCAACAGCCATCGACATCCTCGATTCATGCGCAGCATCTTTGGAGCACCGTAGAGGCCGACTCCAGCGAGCATGCGCTGCTGTTGTTCTGCCCCACAGCCACCCGGGAACTGGCCGACGAAGCCGCCTGGCGCTTGCTCGCCCATGTCTGCCAGACGCCGTTCTATCAGCGCCTGCGAGTGGAGTTGCAACTGGGCTATGCGGTGTTCAGTGCGCTGCGGCAGGTTCACGGGCAGACCGGACTGCTGCTGGGTGTGCAATCGCCGAATGTTGCCGTAGCGGCAATCCTGCAGCACATCGAACAGTTCCTGAACGGGTTGCCGGCGCTGATCCAGTCCCTCGACGAGAGCGCTTTCATCAGCCAACGCCAAGCGTTGGTGGATCAGTTTTCCAGCGCCACCCTGACCACCAGCCAAACCGCGGAATTGCTCTGGCAGGGCAAGTTGGCTGGCCGCCCGTCGGATTATCTGACGCAGTTGCCCCAGGCCATTCTCCTGACCGACCGTGCCGCGCTGCTGGCCGCGGTTCAGCGCTTGAACCGGGCCGAAGGGGGCTGGCGCTGCCTGGCGAACAGCCCTGCACCCGGCGCGCCCTGGCAAGCGACAAAATGA
- the pqqA gene encoding pyrroloquinoline quinone precursor peptide PqqA yields MAWTKPAYTDLRIGFEVTMYFASR; encoded by the coding sequence ATGGCCTGGACCAAACCGGCTTACACCGACCTGCGTATCGGCTTTGAAGTCACCATGTACTTCGCAAGCCGCTGA
- the pqqB gene encoding pyrroloquinoline quinone biosynthesis protein PqqB: MFVQILGSAAGGGFPQWNCNCENCAGFRNGSLRAKARTQSSIAISDNGVNWVLCNTSPDIRAQLQSFAPMQPGRALRDTGISAIILMDSQIDHTTGLLMLREGCPHQVWCTDMVHEDLSTGFPLFNMLTHWNGGLNWNRIELDQSFSIPACPNLRFTPLPLRSAAPPYSPHRFDPHPGDNIGLIVEDLNTGGKLFYAPGLGKVDEPLLEIMAASDCLLVDGTLWDDDEMQRRGVGTRTGREMGHLAQNGPGGMLEVLEQLPEQRKVLIHINNTNPILDEDSPQRAELERRQVEVAYDGMSIVL; encoded by the coding sequence ATGTTTGTCCAGATCCTAGGTTCCGCCGCCGGCGGTGGTTTTCCTCAGTGGAACTGCAATTGCGAGAACTGCGCAGGTTTTCGCAATGGCAGCCTGCGGGCCAAGGCGCGCACCCAATCGTCCATCGCGATTTCCGATAATGGCGTGAATTGGGTGTTGTGCAACACCTCCCCGGACATCCGTGCCCAGCTCCAGAGTTTCGCGCCCATGCAACCGGGGCGCGCACTGCGCGATACCGGGATCAGCGCGATCATCCTGATGGACAGCCAGATCGACCACACCACCGGCCTGCTCATGCTGCGTGAAGGTTGCCCGCACCAGGTCTGGTGCACCGACATGGTCCATGAGGATTTGAGCACCGGGTTCCCGCTGTTCAACATGCTGACCCACTGGAACGGTGGCCTGAACTGGAACCGCATCGAACTCGACCAGAGTTTCAGCATCCCGGCCTGCCCGAACCTGCGCTTCACCCCGCTGCCACTGCGCAGCGCTGCGCCACCTTACTCGCCGCATCGCTTCGACCCGCATCCGGGCGACAACATCGGCCTGATCGTCGAAGACCTCAATACCGGCGGCAAGCTGTTCTATGCGCCGGGGCTGGGCAAAGTCGATGAGCCGCTGCTGGAGATCATGGCCGCCAGCGATTGCCTGTTGGTCGACGGCACGCTGTGGGACGACGACGAAATGCAGCGCCGTGGCGTTGGCACCCGCACCGGTCGGGAGATGGGCCACCTGGCGCAGAACGGCCCCGGCGGCATGCTCGAAGTGCTGGAACAACTGCCCGAACAGCGCAAGGTGCTTATCCACATCAACAACACCAACCCGATTCTCGACGAAGATTCGCCGCAGCGGGCGGAGCTGGAGCGGCGCCAGGTTGAAGTGGCGTATGACGGCATGAGTATTGTGCTGTAG
- the pqqC gene encoding pyrroloquinoline-quinone synthase PqqC yields MTDTPMSPAEFEAALRAKGAYYHIHHPYHVAMYQGRASREQIQGWVANRFYYQVNIPLKDAAILANCPDREIRREWIQRLLDHDGAPGEDGGIEAWLRLGQAVGLDPDQLRSQELVLPGVRFAVDAYVNFARRACWQEAASSSLTELFAPQIHQSRLDSWPQHYPWIDPAGYEYFRTRLGQARRDVEHGLAITLEHYKTREGQERMLEILQFKLDILWSMLDAMSMAYELNRPPYHSVTEQRVWHKGITL; encoded by the coding sequence ATGACCGACACCCCCATGTCCCCCGCCGAATTCGAAGCCGCCCTGCGCGCCAAGGGCGCCTACTACCACATCCATCACCCCTATCACGTGGCGATGTACCAGGGCCGGGCGAGCCGCGAGCAGATCCAGGGCTGGGTCGCCAACCGCTTTTACTATCAGGTGAACATCCCCCTGAAAGACGCCGCCATCCTGGCCAACTGCCCGGACCGCGAAATCCGCCGCGAATGGATTCAACGCCTGCTCGACCATGACGGCGCCCCCGGCGAAGACGGCGGCATCGAAGCCTGGCTGCGCCTGGGCCAGGCGGTCGGCCTCGACCCGGACCAATTGCGCTCCCAGGAACTGGTGCTGCCCGGCGTGCGCTTCGCCGTCGACGCCTACGTCAACTTCGCCCGCCGCGCCTGTTGGCAGGAAGCCGCCAGCAGCTCGCTGACCGAACTGTTCGCCCCGCAGATCCACCAGTCGCGCCTGGACAGCTGGCCGCAGCACTACCCGTGGATCGACCCCGCCGGCTACGAATATTTCCGCACGCGCCTGGGCCAGGCGCGACGTGATGTCGAGCACGGCCTGGCCATCACCCTCGAGCACTACAAGACGCGGGAAGGCCAGGAGCGCATGCTGGAAATTCTCCAGTTCAAACTGGACATTCTTTGGAGCATGCTCGACGCCATGAGCATGGCCTATGAACTCAATCGCCCGCCGTATCACAGCGTGACCGAACAACGGGTCTGGCATAAAGGAATCACCCTATGA
- the pqqD gene encoding pyrroloquinoline quinone biosynthesis peptide chaperone PqqD: protein MSFDRSKTPTWRPGYRFQYEPAQKGHVLLYPEGMIKLNESAALIGGLIDGQRDVAAIIAELDRQFPGVPELGDDIEQFMEVARAQHWIELA from the coding sequence ATGAGTTTCGATCGCAGCAAGACCCCGACCTGGCGCCCAGGCTACCGTTTCCAGTACGAACCGGCGCAGAAAGGCCATGTGCTGCTGTATCCCGAAGGCATGATCAAACTCAATGAAAGCGCCGCGCTGATCGGCGGTTTGATCGATGGTCAACGCGATGTCGCCGCGATCATCGCCGAGCTCGACCGGCAGTTCCCCGGCGTGCCCGAGCTCGGTGACGACATCGAGCAATTCATGGAGGTTGCCCGTGCGCAGCACTGGATCGAACTTGCCTGA